Proteins from a genomic interval of Helicobacter pylori Shi112:
- a CDS encoding HD domain-containing protein gives MYAAHPIKLLKAPKLKTKFLRRVFVGASIRRWNDQACPLEFVELDKQAHKAMIAYLLAKDLKDRGKDLDLDLLIKYFCFEFLERLVLTDIKPPIFYALQQTHSQELASYVAQSLQDEISAYFSLEELKEYLSHRPQVLETQILESAHFYASKWEFDIIYHFNPNMYGVKEIKDKIDKQLHNNEHLFEGLFGEKEDLKKLVSMFGQLRFQKRWSQTPRVPQTSVLGHTLCVAIMGYLLSFDLKACKSMRINHFLGGLFHDLPEILTRDIITPIKQSVAGLDNCIKEIEKKEMQNKVYSFVSLGVQEDLKYFTENEFKNRYKDKSHQIIFTKDAEELFTLYNSDEYLGVCGELLKVCDHLSAFLEAQISLSHGISSNDLIKGAQNLLELRSQTELLDLDLGKLFRDFK, from the coding sequence ATGTATGCGGCTCATCCTATTAAACTCCTAAAAGCCCCTAAACTCAAAACTAAATTTTTGAGGCGTGTGTTTGTGGGTGCGTCTATTAGGCGTTGGAATGACCAAGCATGCCCTTTGGAATTTGTGGAATTAGACAAGCAAGCCCATAAAGCGATGATTGCGTATTTGCTCGCTAAAGATTTAAAAGACAGGGGCAAAGACTTGGATTTAGATCTTTTAATCAAGTATTTTTGCTTTGAATTTTTGGAGCGCTTGGTTTTAACCGATATTAAACCCCCTATTTTTTACGCCCTCCAACAAACGCACAGCCAAGAATTAGCCTCCTATGTCGCGCAAAGTTTGCAAGATGAAATCAGCGCGTATTTTTCTTTAGAGGAATTAAAAGAGTATTTAAGCCACAGGCCCCAAGTTTTAGAAACTCAAATTTTAGAGAGCGCGCATTTTTATGCGTCTAAGTGGGAATTTGATATTATTTATCATTTTAACCCCAACATGTATGGCGTGAAAGAAATTAAAGATAAGATTGATAAGCAACTCCACAATAACGAGCATTTGTTTGAAGGGCTTTTTGGGGAAAAAGAAGATCTGAAAAAATTGGTGAGCATGTTTGGGCAGTTGCGTTTCCAAAAGCGCTGGAGCCAGACCCCAAGAGTGCCGCAAACCAGTGTCTTAGGGCATACCTTATGCGTGGCGATCATGGGGTATTTGTTGAGCTTTGATTTAAAAGCTTGTAAAAGCATGCGGATCAATCATTTTTTGGGCGGGCTTTTCCATGATTTACCCGAGATTTTAACCCGAGATATTATCACGCCCATCAAACAAAGCGTTGCAGGGCTTGATAACTGCATTAAAGAAATTGAAAAAAAGGAAATGCAAAACAAAGTCTATTCCTTTGTCTCTTTGGGCGTTCAAGAAGATTTGAAATATTTCACCGAAAACGAGTTTAAAAACCGCTACAAAGACAAGTCCCATCAAATCATTTTCACTAAAGACGCTGAAGAATTATTCACGCTTTATAACAGCGATGAATATCTTGGGGTTTGTGGGGAGCTTTTGAAGGTGTGCGATCATTTGAGCGCGTTTTTAGAAGCTCAAATCTCTCTTTCTCATGGCATTTCCAGTAACGATTTGATTAAAGGGGCTCAAAACCTTTTAGAATTGCGATCCCAAACAGAACTGCTTGATTTGGATTTAGGGAAATTGTTTAGGGATTTTAAGTGA
- the rsmH gene encoding 16S rRNA (cytosine(1402)-N(4))-methyltransferase RsmH encodes MQKIESLHQSVLLQEVLQAFTPLEEGVLIDCTLGLGGHSKALLSQKPHLKLIGIDKDKFAQEIAKERLKAFEGRYNLLSGGFAKRFKEALETHNKEIKGVLVDLGVSSLQLDDDNRGFNFHSHALDMRMDLEGDLNAQKVINSYPVVALEKIFKDYGEIKEYKKIAHKIAERRAKKPFKDAKDLSDFLSSLSKNKKIHPATLVFQAVRIEVNSELEELKEFLQCARNLKGAILCVISFHSLEDALVKNAFKDYAKNCICDPSSFKCACSNNHALGEILTKKPITPSPEEIKNNRRSRSAKMRVFQFRPQA; translated from the coding sequence TTGCAAAAAATAGAGAGTTTGCACCAAAGCGTTTTGTTGCAAGAAGTTTTGCAAGCGTTCACGCCTTTAGAAGAAGGGGTTTTGATAGATTGCACTTTAGGGTTAGGAGGGCATTCTAAAGCCCTTCTATCCCAAAAACCGCACCTGAAACTCATTGGCATTGATAAGGATAAGTTCGCTCAAGAAATCGCTAAAGAACGATTGAAAGCCTTTGAAGGGCGTTATAATCTCTTAAGTGGGGGGTTTGCCAAACGCTTTAAAGAAGCCCTAGAAACGCATAACAAGGAGATTAAAGGGGTTTTAGTGGATTTAGGGGTGAGCTCTTTACAGCTTGATGATGATAACAGAGGGTTTAATTTCCACTCGCACGCTCTGGATATGCGCATGGATTTAGAGGGCGATTTGAACGCTCAAAAAGTCATCAACTCTTATCCTGTAGTGGCGTTAGAAAAAATCTTTAAAGACTATGGCGAAATCAAAGAATACAAAAAAATCGCCCACAAAATTGCAGAAAGGCGCGCTAAAAAACCCTTTAAAGACGCTAAGGATTTGAGCGATTTTTTAAGCTCCCTTTCTAAAAATAAAAAAATCCATCCAGCGACTTTGGTGTTTCAAGCCGTTCGCATAGAAGTTAATAGCGAATTAGAAGAATTAAAAGAGTTTTTACAATGCGCTAGAAACCTTAAGGGAGCGATTTTGTGCGTGATTTCTTTCCATTCTTTAGAAGATGCGTTAGTGAAAAACGCTTTTAAAGATTACGCTAAAAATTGCATTTGCGATCCTTCAAGTTTCAAATGCGCTTGCTCTAACAATCACGCTTTAGGCGAAATTTTAACCAAAAAGCCCATCACTCCAAGCCCAGAAGAAATTAAAAACAACAGGCGTTCACGAAGCGCTAAAATGAGAGTGTTTCAATTCAGGCCACAGGCATAA
- the flgR gene encoding transcriptional activator FlgR — translation MKIAIVEDDINMRKSLELFFELQDDLEIVSFKNPKDALAKLDESFDLVITDINMPHMDGLEFLRLLEGKYESIVITGNATLNKAIDSIRLGVKDFFQKPFKPELLLESIYRTKKVLEFQKKHPLEKPLKKPHKHSFLAASKALEESKRQALKVASTDANVMLLGESGVGKEVFAHFIHQHSQRSKHPFIAINMSAIPEHLLESELFGYQKGAFTDATAPKMGLFESAHKGTIFLDEIAEMPIQLQSKLLRVVQEKEITRLGDNKSVKIDVRFISATNANMKEKIAAKEFREDLFFRLQIVPIVIAPLRERVEEILPIAEIKLKEVCDAYHLGPKSFSKNAAKRLLEYSWHGNVRELLGVVERAAILSEGAEIQEKDLFLER, via the coding sequence ATGAAAATCGCCATTGTAGAAGACGATATTAACATGCGTAAAAGCCTGGAGCTTTTTTTTGAGCTTCAAGACGATTTAGAGATTGTGAGTTTTAAAAACCCTAAAGACGCTTTAGCCAAATTAGATGAAAGCTTTGATTTAGTCATCACGGATATTAACATGCCCCATATGGACGGCTTGGAATTTTTACGCCTTTTAGAAGGCAAGTATGAATCCATTGTGATTACCGGTAATGCGACCTTGAATAAAGCCATTGATTCCATTCGTTTAGGCGTGAAAGACTTTTTCCAAAAGCCTTTTAAACCAGAATTGCTTTTAGAGTCCATCTATCGCACCAAAAAAGTTTTAGAATTTCAAAAAAAACACCCTTTAGAAAAACCTTTAAAAAAACCACACAAACACAGCTTTTTAGCCGCTTCAAAAGCGTTAGAAGAGAGCAAACGCCAAGCCTTAAAAGTCGCAAGCACGGACGCTAATGTCATGCTATTAGGTGAAAGCGGGGTGGGTAAGGAGGTTTTTGCTCATTTCATCCACCAGCATTCGCAACGCTCCAAACACCCTTTTATAGCAATCAACATGTCCGCTATCCCAGAGCATTTATTAGAAAGCGAGCTTTTTGGGTATCAAAAAGGGGCGTTCACGGACGCCACAGCTCCTAAAATGGGGCTTTTTGAAAGCGCTCATAAAGGCACGATCTTTTTAGATGAAATCGCTGAAATGCCCATTCAATTGCAAAGCAAACTTTTAAGAGTGGTTCAAGAAAAAGAAATCACGCGCCTTGGGGATAATAAGAGCGTTAAAATTGATGTTCGTTTCATTTCCGCTACCAACGCTAACATGAAAGAAAAAATCGCTGCGAAAGAATTTAGAGAGGATCTGTTCTTCCGCCTGCAAATTGTGCCTATAGTTATTGCACCTTTAAGAGAGAGGGTAGAAGAGATTTTACCCATTGCTGAAATCAAGCTTAAAGAAGTGTGCGATGCGTATCATTTGGGGCCAAAATCCTTTTCAAAAAACGCCGCAAAACGCCTTTTAGAATATTCTTGGCATGGGAATGTACGAGAGCTTTTAGGCGTCGTGGAGAGAGCGGCGATTTTAAGCGAAGGAGCAGAAATCCAAGAAAAAGATTTGTTTTTGGAAAGGTAG
- the uvrA gene encoding excinuclease ABC subunit UvrA → MQHKTIMDKIIIQGARENNLKNIFLEIPKNQFVVFTGLSGSGKSTLAFDTLYAEGQRRYLESLSSYARQFLDKVGKPDVDKIEGLTPAIAIDQKTTSKNPRSTVGTITEIYDYLRLLFARIGEQFCPTCLEPISSMSASDIISQICHLEENSKIIILAPIIKDKKGSFNDKLESLRLKGYVRAFVDGVMVRLDEEIHLHKTKKHTIEAVVDRVVINSENSSRIASAIEKALKESYGELEVEILQDNAPSIRKHYSEHKACFKCKMSFEELEPLSFSFNSPKGACESCLGLGTKFSLDISKILDPNTPLNQGAIKVIFGYNRSYYAQMFEGFCEYNGIDTALCFNELNKEQQDALLYGNGTEISFHFKNSPLKRPWKGIIQIAYDMFKEQKDLSDYMSEKTCSSCEGHRLKASSLSVQVAGLKMADFLTKPIEEVYHFFNDPTHFSYLNEQEKKIAEPILKEILERVFFLYDVGLGYLTLGRDARTISGGESQRIRIASQIGSGLTGVLYVLDEPSIGLHEKDTLKLINTLRNLQKKGNTLIVVEHDKETIKHADFVVDIGPKAGRHGGEVVFSGSVKDLLQNNHSTALYLNGTKKIERPKLELPKEKHFLEIKNVNINNIKNLSVQIPLKQLVCITGVSGSGKSSLILQTLLPTAQTLLNHAKKIQSLNGVEIVGLEHLDKVIYLDQAPIGKTPRSNPATYTGVMDEIRILFAEQKEAKILGYSASRFSFNVKGGRCEKCQGDGDIKIEMHFLPDVLVQCDSCKGTKYNPQTLEIKVKGKSIADVLNMSVEEAYEFFAKFPKIAVKLKTLIDVGLGYITLGQNATTLSGGEAQRIKLAKELSKKDTGKTLYILDEPTTGLHFEDVNHLLQVLHSLVALGNSMIVIEHNLDIIKNADYIIDMGPDGGDKGGKVIASGTPLEVAQNCEKTQSYTGKFLALELK, encoded by the coding sequence TTGCAACATAAAACCATTATGGATAAGATCATTATTCAAGGGGCTAGGGAAAATAATCTCAAAAATATTTTTTTAGAAATCCCTAAAAACCAGTTTGTTGTTTTTACCGGATTAAGCGGTTCGGGCAAATCCACTCTGGCGTTTGACACTTTATACGCTGAAGGCCAAAGGCGTTATTTAGAGAGTTTGTCCAGCTATGCGAGGCAATTTTTAGACAAAGTGGGTAAGCCTGATGTGGATAAAATTGAAGGCCTAACCCCTGCGATTGCTATTGATCAAAAAACCACTTCTAAAAACCCTAGATCCACTGTGGGGACGATCACTGAGATTTATGATTATTTAAGGTTGTTGTTTGCAAGGATTGGGGAGCAATTTTGCCCCACATGTTTAGAGCCCATTAGTTCTATGAGCGCGAGCGATATTATTTCTCAAATCTGCCATTTAGAAGAAAATTCTAAAATCATTATTCTAGCCCCCATTATTAAAGATAAAAAAGGTTCGTTTAACGATAAATTAGAGAGCTTGCGTTTAAAGGGGTATGTGAGGGCTTTTGTTGATGGGGTGATGGTGCGTTTAGATGAAGAAATCCATTTGCACAAAACCAAAAAACACACCATTGAAGCGGTGGTGGATAGGGTGGTTATCAATAGCGAAAATTCTTCACGGATCGCTAGCGCAATAGAAAAAGCCCTTAAAGAAAGCTATGGGGAATTAGAAGTGGAAATCTTGCAAGACAATGCGCCAAGTATCAGGAAGCATTACAGCGAGCATAAGGCATGCTTTAAATGCAAGATGAGTTTTGAAGAATTAGAGCCTTTGAGTTTTTCATTCAATTCGCCTAAAGGGGCGTGCGAGAGCTGTTTGGGTTTGGGGACAAAATTCAGCTTAGACATTAGTAAGATTTTAGACCCTAACACGCCTTTAAATCAAGGAGCGATTAAAGTGATTTTTGGGTATAACCGCAGTTATTACGCTCAAATGTTTGAAGGCTTTTGCGAATACAATGGCATTGACACCGCGCTTTGTTTTAATGAATTGAATAAAGAGCAACAGGACGCTCTTTTATATGGGAATGGCACTGAAATCAGCTTTCATTTTAAAAATAGCCCTTTAAAACGCCCTTGGAAAGGCATTATCCAAATCGCTTATGACATGTTTAAAGAGCAAAAGGATTTGAGCGATTACATGAGCGAAAAAACCTGTTCTTCGTGCGAGGGGCATCGTTTGAAAGCCTCAAGTTTGAGCGTCCAAGTCGCTGGCTTGAAAATGGCGGATTTTTTAACTAAGCCCATTGAAGAGGTCTATCACTTTTTTAATGATCCCACGCATTTTAGCTATCTTAACGAGCAAGAAAAAAAGATCGCTGAACCCATTTTAAAAGAGATTTTAGAAAGGGTGTTTTTTTTATACGATGTGGGGCTAGGGTATTTGACTTTAGGGCGGGATGCGCGAACGATTAGCGGAGGGGAGAGCCAAAGGATACGAATCGCTAGTCAAATCGGGAGCGGTCTGACGGGGGTTTTGTATGTTTTAGACGAGCCTAGCATTGGCTTGCATGAAAAAGACACGCTCAAACTCATCAACACCCTTAGGAATTTGCAAAAAAAGGGGAACACGCTCATTGTCGTAGAGCATGACAAAGAGACGATTAAGCATGCGGATTTTGTTGTGGATATTGGGCCAAAGGCTGGAAGGCATGGGGGTGAAGTGGTTTTTAGCGGGAGCGTAAAAGATTTATTGCAAAACAACCATTCTACCGCCTTGTATCTCAACGGCACTAAAAAGATTGAGCGCCCTAAATTGGAACTCCCTAAAGAAAAGCATTTTTTAGAAATTAAAAATGTCAATATCAATAACATTAAGAATTTGAGCGTTCAAATCCCTTTAAAACAATTGGTGTGCATTACTGGGGTGAGCGGGAGCGGTAAAAGCTCGCTGATTTTACAAACCCTTTTACCCACCGCTCAAACCCTTTTAAACCATGCTAAAAAAATTCAAAGCTTGAATGGGGTGGAGATTGTAGGGTTGGAGCATTTGGATAAAGTGATTTATTTAGACCAAGCCCCCATAGGCAAAACCCCACGAAGCAACCCTGCCACTTATACAGGAGTGATGGATGAAATCAGGATTTTATTTGCCGAGCAAAAAGAAGCTAAAATTTTAGGCTATAGCGCGAGCCGTTTTAGCTTTAATGTTAAAGGGGGGCGGTGCGAGAAATGCCAAGGCGATGGGGATATTAAAATAGAAATGCACTTTTTGCCTGATGTGTTGGTCCAATGCGATAGCTGTAAGGGCACTAAATACAACCCCCAAACTTTAGAAATCAAGGTGAAAGGCAAATCCATTGCCGATGTGTTGAACATGAGCGTAGAAGAAGCCTATGAATTTTTTGCTAAATTCCCTAAAATCGCTGTGAAGTTAAAAACCCTTATAGATGTGGGATTAGGCTATATCACTTTAGGGCAAAACGCTACGACTTTAAGCGGGGGGGAGGCTCAAAGGATCAAATTAGCTAAAGAATTGAGCAAAAAAGACACAGGCAAAACCCTTTATATTTTAGATGAGCCTACCACCGGTTTGCATTTTGAAGATGTGAATCACCTTTTACAAGTCTTGCATTCTTTAGTGGCGTTAGGCAATTCCATGATAGTGATTGAGCATAATTTAGACATCATCAAAAACGCTGACTACATTATAGACATGGGGCCTGATGGGGGGGATAAGGGCGGGAAAGTCATTGCGAGCGGCACGCCTTTAGAAGTGGCGCAAAATTGCGAAAAAACCCAAAGTTATACGGGAAAATTTTTAGCTTTGGAATTGAAATAG
- a CDS encoding S-adenosyl-l-methionine hydroxide adenosyltransferase family protein — MKKTILALFLSACIGLSSVCASNALILQTDFSLKDGAVSAMKGVAFSVDSNLKIFDLTHEIPPYNIWEGAYRLYQSASYWPQGSVFVSVVDPGVGTKRKSVVLKTKNGQYFVSPDNGTLTLVAQTLGIDSVREIDEKANRLKGSEKSYTFHGRDVYAYTGARLASGAITFEQIGPELPAKVVEIPYQKAKATKGEVKGNIPILDIQYGNVWSNISDRLLNQAGIKRNDILCVTISKGSKKKYEGKMPYVASFGDVLEGQPLVYLNSLLNVSVALNMDNFAQKYQIKSGADWNIDIKKCAK, encoded by the coding sequence ATGAAAAAAACGATTCTAGCGTTGTTTTTATCAGCGTGTATAGGGTTATCGTCTGTTTGTGCGAGTAACGCTTTGATTTTACAAACCGATTTTAGCCTAAAAGATGGGGCCGTTTCGGCGATGAAAGGCGTCGCTTTCAGCGTTGATTCTAATCTTAAAATCTTTGATTTAACGCACGAAATCCCCCCGTATAACATCTGGGAGGGCGCTTACCGCTTGTATCAGAGCGCTAGTTATTGGCCGCAAGGTTCGGTATTTGTGAGCGTAGTTGATCCGGGCGTAGGCACTAAGCGTAAATCGGTGGTATTGAAAACTAAAAATGGCCAGTATTTCGTCTCACCGGATAACGGCACGCTGACTTTGGTGGCGCAAACTTTGGGGATTGATAGCGTGCGTGAAATTGATGAAAAAGCCAACCGCTTGAAAGGTTCTGAAAAATCCTATACTTTCCATGGTCGTGATGTGTATGCTTACACTGGGGCGCGCTTGGCTTCTGGGGCGATCACATTCGAGCAGATCGGGCCAGAGCTTCCCGCAAAGGTTGTTGAAATCCCTTATCAAAAAGCGAAAGCAACAAAAGGGGAGGTGAAGGGTAATATCCCAATTCTTGATATCCAATACGGCAATGTTTGGAGCAATATCAGCGATAGATTGCTCAATCAAGCAGGGATCAAACGCAACGATATATTGTGTGTAACTATCTCTAAAGGTTCCAAGAAAAAATACGAAGGGAAAATGCCGTATGTTGCGAGCTTTGGCGATGTTTTAGAAGGCCAGCCGTTGGTCTATCTAAACAGCTTGTTGAATGTTTCTGTAGCGCTGAATATGGATAATTTCGCGCAAAAATATCAAATTAAATCCGGTGCTGACTGGAATATTGATATAAAGAAGTGCGCTAAGTAA
- the oipA gene encoding outer inflammatory protein OipA produces MKKALLLSLSLSLSFWLHAERNGFYLGLNFAEGSYIQGQGSIGEKASAENALNQAINNAKNSLFPEQNTKAIRDAQNALNEVKDSKKIANRFAGNGGSGGLFNELSFGYKYFLGKKRIIGFRHSLFFGYQLGGVGSVPGSGLIVLLPYGFNTDLLINWTNDKRASQEYVERRVKGLSIFYKDMTGRTLDANTLKKASRHVFRKSSGLVIGMDIGASTWFASNNLTPFNQVKSHTIFQLQGKFGIRYNSDEYDIDRYGDEIYLGGSSVELGVKVPAFKVNYYSDNYGDKLDYKRVVSVYLNYTYNFK; encoded by the coding sequence ATGAAAAAAGCTCTCTTACTCTCTCTCTCTCTCTCTCTCTCGTTTTGGCTCCACGCTGAAAGGAATGGATTTTATTTGGGTTTAAATTTTGCAGAAGGAAGCTATATTCAAGGACAAGGTAGCATCGGCGAAAAAGCTTCAGCAGAAAACGCCTTAAATCAAGCGATCAATAACGCAAAAAATTCATTATTCCCCGAACAAAACACAAAAGCCATAAGAGATGCGCAAAACGCTTTAAATGAAGTGAAAGATTCAAAAAAAATCGCTAACCGATTCGCAGGAAATGGTGGATCGGGCGGTCTTTTTAATGAACTCAGCTTTGGGTATAAATATTTTTTGGGTAAAAAAAGGATTATAGGGTTTAGGCACTCTCTTTTTTTCGGTTACCAACTTGGTGGCGTTGGTTCTGTTCCTGGTAGCGGTTTAATCGTTCTTTTACCCTATGGTTTCAATACGGATTTGCTCATTAATTGGACTAACGATAAGCGAGCGTCCCAAGAATATGTTGAACGAAGGGTAAAAGGGCTCTCTATATTTTACAAGGATATGACCGGCAGAACGCTAGACGCTAATACATTAAAAAAAGCATCAAGGCATGTATTTAGAAAATCTTCAGGGCTTGTGATTGGCATGGATATAGGGGCTAGCACTTGGTTTGCAAGTAACAATCTCACCCCTTTCAATCAAGTCAAGAGCCACACGATTTTTCAGTTACAAGGAAAATTTGGCATTCGTTATAATAGTGATGAATACGATATTGATCGCTATGGCGATGAAATATATCTTGGGGGTTCTAGTGTTGAATTAGGGGTTAAAGTGCCAGCTTTTAAAGTCAATTACTATAGCGATAATTATGGGGATAAATTGGATTATAAAAGAGTGGTGAGCGTTTATCTTAACTATACATATAACTTTAAATAA
- the hopE gene encoding Hop family outer membrane protein HopE, producing the protein MEFMKKFVALGLLSAVLSSSLLAEGDGVYIGTNYQLGQARLNSNIYNTGDCTGSVVGCPPGLTANKHNPGGTNINWHSKYANGALNGFGLNVGYKKFFQFKSFDMTSKWFGFRVYGLFDYGHADLGKQVYAPNKIQLDMVSWGVGSDLLADIIDKDNASFGIFGGVAIGGNTWKSSAANYWKEQIIEAKGPDVCTPTYCNPNAPYSTNTSTVAFQVWLNFGVRANIYKHNGVEFGVRVPLLINKFLSAGPNATNLYYHLKRDYSLYLGYNYTF; encoded by the coding sequence ATGGAATTTATGAAAAAGTTTGTAGCTTTAGGGCTTCTATCCGCAGTTTTAAGCTCTTCGTTGTTAGCCGAAGGTGATGGTGTTTATATAGGGACTAATTATCAGCTTGGACAAGCCCGTTTGAATAGTAATATTTATAATACAGGGGATTGCACGGGGAGTGTTGTAGGTTGCCCCCCAGGTCTTACCGCTAATAAGCATAATCCAGGAGGCACCAATATCAATTGGCACTCCAAATACGCTAATGGGGCTTTGAATGGTTTTGGGTTGAATGTGGGTTATAAGAAGTTCTTCCAGTTCAAGTCTTTTGACATGACAAGCAAGTGGTTTGGTTTTAGAGTGTATGGGCTTTTTGATTACGGGCATGCCGATTTAGGCAAGCAAGTTTATGCACCTAATAAAATCCAGTTGGATATGGTTTCTTGGGGTGTGGGGAGCGATTTGTTAGCTGATATTATTGATAAAGACAACGCTTCTTTTGGTATTTTTGGTGGGGTCGCTATCGGCGGTAACACTTGGAAAAGCTCAGCAGCAAACTATTGGAAAGAGCAAATCATTGAAGCTAAAGGTCCTGATGTTTGCACCCCTACTTATTGTAACCCTAACGCTCCTTATAGCACCAACACTTCAACCGTCGCTTTTCAGGTATGGTTGAATTTTGGGGTGAGAGCCAATATCTACAAGCATAATGGCGTGGAGTTTGGCGTGAGAGTGCCGCTACTCATCAACAAGTTTTTGAGTGCGGGTCCTAACGCTACTAATCTTTATTACCATTTGAAACGGGATTATTCGCTTTATTTAGGGTATAACTACACTTTTTAA